Part of the Bacillota bacterium genome is shown below.
TCGAGGGTGTAGTCGCCCTTGGCCTTGACGCCGAGGGCGTCGGTCAATGCCTTGATCTTCGCCTCATCCTTGGCGTCCGCCGTGTTCAGGGCCGTCCCGCCCTTGATGTAGTAAAGCTGATAGGCATAGCCAGACCCGGTCCGCGGGTCGAGGGCCCTCTTCCAGGACCACTCGAAGTCCTTCGCGGTGACCGGGTCGCCGTTGGTCCACTTCGCGTTCTTGCGGAGATGGAAGGTATAGGACTTCCCGTCAGCCGAGGGGTCCCACTTCTCGGCCACCCCGGGGATGGGTGTGTTGTTGGCGTCCATCCTGGTCAGGCCTTCGTACATTTGGGAAGCCACGTTGAACTCAGACACGCCCGACTGCAGGTGCGGGTCAAGGGTCTCCGGCTCGGCCACGCCGAGGTTGTACCGGAGGGTCTGGTCCGTGGCCACATCCCCGGTGACCTGGGCCGGCTTCTTGGCGCAGCCCGCGGTCAGCGCGATGGCCATACTGAAAATCAACACAAAAGCAAACAACCGCTTGGACATAAGGTTCCTACGACCCCCTTCGGAATCTCTCTTTTTCCGACGGAAGTCTGCGGGGTGTGCTTGGGCTTCTCAGGCGTCCTTTGCTGCGTTTGAAGTGCGATCAAGGCTGATGAACTGCCGCGTATTCCCCGGACTTACCGTCCCCTTTTCATCGCCGACAGGGACCCAGGGAAAGAAAC
Proteins encoded:
- a CDS encoding ABC transporter substrate-binding protein; this encodes MSKRLFAFVLIFSMAIALTAGCAKKPAQVTGDVATDQTLRYNLGVAEPETLDPHLQSGVSEFNVASQMYEGLTRMDANNTPIPGVAEKWDPSADGKSYTFHLRKNAKWTNGDPVTAKDFEWSWKRALDPRTGSGYAYQLYYIKGGTALNTADAKDEAKIKALTDALGVKAKGDYTLEVTLEAPTPYFLGLTSFPTLYPLHQAEVIKLGDKWAAE